In Sphaerisporangium krabiense, the DNA window GCCGGGCGGCGTTCGCCGGCGTGGTCGGCGGTTACACGGTCGCGCAGGTCGCGTGCCTGGCGATGGGCGTGCTCGCGCTGGCGCTGGTGGGCAACGACGCCGGCCGGGTGTGGGATCCGTTCGTCGCCGTCCCTCTGGGCGGCCTGTTCTTCGGCATCCTGGTGCTGCGCGAGGCCGACCAGTCGTTCGCGAACGTGTACTCCACGGCGATGTCCCTGCAGAACCTGCTGCCCCGGGTGGACCGCCGCGCCTTCTCCGTGGGCGTGGGAGTGCTCACCACGGTGGTCGCGCTGTTCGTCAACGTCGAGTCCTATGGGGCGTTCCTCGGGGTGATCGGCGCGGTGTTCGTCCCGATGTTCGCCGTCCTGGCCGTCGACTACTTCCTGCTCGGCGGGGCCGGCCGCTGGAACACCTCGCAGGACGCCCCGTCCCGCGGGCTCATGATCGTGCCGTGGATGCTGGGGTTCGCGGCCTACTGGCTCGTCACCGCCACGCCGACGGTGGCCTGGTGGGACGACGTCTGGGGGTGGGCGCGCGAGGCGGTCGGCTTCGAGCGGCAGCCGTGGATGAACGCGGCGCTGGCCTCGGCGATCGTCGCCGCGCTGGTCACGCTGGCGCTGGGCCGGGTGACGCGCCCTCGAGGCGGAGCAGGTGTTCCTTGGCGGCGGGGCCCCCGGCGTAGCCCCCGAGAAGCCCTGGCGCCTCGATCGCTCGATGACACGGCACGATGACGCAGACCGGGTCGGCGGTGAGCGCGTTGCCGATGGCGCGCAGCGCGTGCGGCCGCCCGATCCGCTCGGCGATCTCCTGATATGTCGTGACACTGCCGTAGGGGACGGCCATCGTCATCTGCAGCACCGTGCGGGCGAACGGCGTCGCCAGCCGCAGGTCCACCGGCACCGTGAACGCCCGCAGCCGGCCTGAGAAGTAGGCGTCCAGCTCGCGGCGGATGGGGTCCAGGCGCCGGGGGTCGTTGCCGATGAACGTGCCGATCTCGCGTGAGACGCGCGCGAAGACGACGTGTTCGTCCTCGAAGCTGCACGCGGCCACCCCGCGCGCGGTGACGGCGAGCGCGAGGCGCCCCACCGGGGTGTCGGTGATGCCGAAGGCGATGTCGGGCGGGGTCTCGCCCACGTAGTCGGGGGAGGTCACCCGCACCAGGGCGTCGAGATCGCCTGCCGTCATCGCCCGCACCCCTCCCGGTCCCGCTATCCGCAGCGTAGCGGAGTGCGGCCTCCTACCGGCCACGACGCAGTCGCCGAAGTCCATGTCGCCCCGATTAGGGATGCTTTACCCGGGCCGGGAGCGGGGAAGAATCCCCCCTCGTCGGGTCCTCCGGGTCCTCCGGTGGCGCATGGGACGGTACGGGGCTGGCGAATGCGACTATTCGCACATCGAAAGTGCCAAGACGCGGCGGAGAAAACAGGCACGATGGGGGGCATGAGTGACGACAGGGTAGAGATCGCCGATGAAGGCTTTGCTCACGCTGTCCTCGCGAGCGCGGCGAACGCCGTCGTGGCCCTCGACCGTGATCTCAACGTCCTGATGTGGAACCCCGCCGCGGAGCGCCTGTTCGGCTTCGCCGCGGCCGACGTCACCGGGCGCAGGGTGCCGCTGGTGCCGGACGAGCTGACGGCCGAGCACCACGCCGTCCTGGAGCGCGTCCGCACCGGCGGCCCGGTGTCGCTGCGCACCAAGCGCCGCCACCGCGACGGCTCGCTGGTGGACGTCGGCGTCGACATGAGCGCGCTCCGCTCCGAGAGCGGCGCGCTGCTGGGATACGTCAGCGTCTACCACCTGATCGCCGACGACGCGGACGCGCGCGATCGGGGAGCGCGCCGGGCGCGGCTGGTCCGCAGGCTCACCGACGTCGTCGCCGACATCAACGCCGAGCTGGAGCTGCCGGCCGTCCTGGACCGCATCGCTGCGAGCCTCACCGAGCTCACCGGGGCGGACGCCGGCGGCTTCGTGCTGATCGAGGACGAGCGCCTGCGCCTGGTCAGCGCGCACGGGCTGCCGGGCAGGCTCAAGGGCGCCACCGCCGACCTGCGCAGCAGCCTGGTCGGCAAGCTGCTGCGCACGGGCAAGACCGTCCTGCTGGAGACCAACGACCGCACCGCCCTCGACGAGCTGATCTGGTCGGAGCTGCCCGGCCTGCACACCATCGCGCTCGGTGTCGCCGCCGTGGGCGGACGGCCGTACGGGGCGTTGTACGCGCTGTTCGCCGAGGGGACGGCCGGGCACATCGAGCTGGAACTGCTCGAACTGCTCGCCGGGCACGCCGGCATCGCCCTCGGCAACGCGATGGCCTACCAGGACGCCGTACGGCAGCGCGCCCACGAGCGCGCCGTCGTGGACGCGAGCGCCGACGGCATCGCGGTGCTCGACGACCTCGGCCTCGTCCGGCAGTGGAACCCGGCCGCCGAGGAGCTGACCGGCGTGCGCGCCCGCGACGTGATCGGCGGGCGCCCGCCGTTCCCGCTGCCCGCGCCGGGGCAGAAGCTGACCACCCAGCTCGCCACCGGACGCTGGCTGGACGTGGTCAGCGCGGAGATCGTCGAGACCGGCGAGATCGTCGTGGACTTCCGCGACGTCACCCGCGCCAAGGAGCTGGAGGAGGCCAAGGATCTCTTCCTGGCCACCACCAGCCACGAGCTGCGCACGCCGATCACCGTGGTGCAGGGGTTCGCCCACACCCTGGACGCCCGCTGGGACAAGTTGTCGGACGCCGAACGCCGCTCGGCCGTGCGGACGATCGCCGAACGGTCGCGGGCGCTCGGCCAGCTCATGGACCACCTGCTGCTCGGCGCCCGCGCCGGTGCCGAGGAGCTGAAGGTGCGTGTGGAGAGCTTCGACCTCGGCGAACGGGCGCGGGCGGCCACGCTGGGGCTGCCGGTGCTCTCCGACCGGCACCGCGTGGAGGTCGAGATCCCCGCCGACCTGCCGTGGGTGGACGGCGACGCGCTGGCCACCGACATCCTGCTCGGGCAGTTGCTGGAGAACGCGTTCAAGTACTCGCCGGACGGCGGGCTGATCCGGGTGGTCGCCTGGCGGGAGACCGACCTCGTCGTCCTGGTCGTGGACGACGAGGGGGTGGGCATCCCGCCGGACGACCGCGAGCGGGTGTTCGAGCGGTTCGTCCAGGCCGACAGCGGGGACCGGCGCCGGTTCGGCGGCGTCGGCCTCGGGCTCTACATCGCCAGGAGCCTGGCGCGGGCCCAGGGCGGCGAACTGACCGCGCATTCCCGCCTTGGTGGAGGGACCCGAATGAGATTCGTCCTACGTACCGCTCCCGCCTATATCGGATCCGACACACCGAACCGGTAACGGGCCGGTCACGGATGAACGTGTGTAATGCCGTTTCTGCACAAGCAATGATCGCCATGCGGTTTCCCCAAGCTTCGATCGGGGCATTTCGGTCGTACTGGGATGTGTTTTCCTCAGGGGGAAATGCAGGAGAACGGGGAAGTGAGGGCGTCGTGCTGTTGCCGTATGCGCCGACCAGCGTCGCCGTCGCACGCCAGTGTCTCAGCGCCGATCTCGAGGAGTGCGGGGTGTTCGCCACCGCCATAGAGGACGCCGTCCTCGTGGTGAGCGAACTGCTGAGCAATGCGCTCCGTCACGCCCATCCCCTCCCGTCCGGCCAGATCAAGGCCACATGGGACTGGGCGGACGACCACCTCGAGGTCACGGTGAGTGACGGAGGGGCGACCACGGAGCCGCGCGCGGCGCGGCCGGCGCTCTCCTCGCTCGGCGGGCGCGGGCTCGGCATCGTCGAGTTCCTCGCGGAGCGCTGGGGCGTGCGCCACGACGAAGAGATGACCACTGTTTGGGCGGTTCTCCACGCTCCAGTGGGAGTCCTTAATTCACAAGTGAGAACGCCCGAAATAGGGGCACTACACGAGTGCGGCTAGCCGTTCTCTGCTGATAGGGCAGGACATACAGCGCGGACCGCCCCGGCCGCTGCCGAGTTCGCTCCCGGCAATTCGGATCACTCGCACACCGGCGGCCTCAAGACGGGCGTTCGTCTCCACATTGCGCTCGTAGGCGACCGCCACGCGCGGCGCGAGGGCGAGCGTGTTGTTCCCGTCGTCCCACTGCTCCCGCTCCGCCGTCACCGGGTCCAGCCCGGTGTCGATCACCTTGACCCGCTCGACCCCCATCGCCTGCGCCGCCGCCTCCAGGAACGGGCGCGGCTCGAAGACCCGGAGCTCCCCGTCCCCCATCGACGTGATCGTGTACGCCTGCAGCGAGTACGCGACCGGCGGGTACATGACCACCGTGTCCACGTCCACCATCGTGCAGATCGTGTCGAGGTGCATCGTGGCCCGCTGCTGGGCGATCGGCACGGCCAGCACGGTGTGCGCGAGACCCGCCGCGAAGACCCTGCGGCACAGCCGCTCCACCCCGGCCGGCGTCGTGCGCTCCCCGGTGCCCACCGCGATCACGCCCGGCCCCATCAGCAGCACGTCGCCGCCCTCCACGTGTTCGAGCCACGGCTCGTACAGGTGCTCGGTGCCGGCGAAGCGCGGGTGGTGGGTGTAGATCAGGCGGGTGAGGTTGCTCTCACGCGCACGGGCGGGCATGGCGAGGCTGGTCACGGCCACCTTGTCGCCGATCCACACGCTGGAGTCGCGGGTGAACAGCAGGTTGGGCAGCGGGTCGATCACGAAGTCGTGCCGGTCGAGCAGGCCGTACACCAGGCCCCTGCCGGTCTTCAGCTCCTCGTGGGCGATGCCGGCGATCAGAGCGTGGGCGAGCCTCTCGGGGTCCAGGTCGGCGAGGTACTGCCGGGTCAGGGCGGCGAGGGTGTCCCCGAGCTGCCGCTCCTGGAGCACGGCGGGAATGATCTCCTCCCGCGCGGACTCGTACTCCAGGGTGTCCTGCAGCAGCTCGGCGACGTAGAGCACTTCGACGCCGTGCGTGCGCAGCGCCTCGGCGAACGCGTCGTGCTCCTCCTGGGCCCGGCCCACCCAGGGGATGGAGTCGAAGAGCAGCTTGTCGTTGTTGCGAGGGGTCAGCCGCTTGAGCTCGGCGCCGGGGCGGTGCAGGAGCACCGTCGCCAGGCGTCCGACCTCGCTGTCGGCACCGTTCATCGCCCTGCCCCCGTTCCTCGGCTCGCCGGAGCGCTCACGCCATCCAACCGTAACGGCGGACAAGACCGGCGAACGCGCGGGGCGTCAGGCCGGTTTCGGGTACAGGATCGCGCGCTCCGCCGCGGTCCACGCCGTGCTCACCACCAGGTACAGACCCGCCGCCAAGGGCAGGAAGGCGGCGAACAGCACGGTGCCGAACGGCATGAACCGCAGGGCCCGCGGCCGTACGTCGCCCATGCGCCGCGACGTCACGTAGGCGAGCACCGTGAGCAGGGCGAACAGCCCCAGGAAGACCAGCGCGGGCGGGCCGAAGAGGCCGCCGCCCGCGACCGCCGCGGCGAAGTGGTCGCCCAGCGGCACGCCGAGGGCGCTCTGGGCGAGCAGCAGGTTCGGGTGCCCGGCGATCGTGGCGGACACGAACACGCGGTAGATCACCATGACGAACGGGGTCTGCGCCAGCGCCGGGCCGATTCCCGCGAACATGGACGTGCCCTCGGCCGCGTACAGCTTCCTGGTCTCAAGGATCATGCGCTCGGGGTCGCGCGCGTACCGCTGCCGCAGCGCCTCGACCTTCGGCGCCACCCGCAGGCGGGCCTTGTGCGCCTTCGCCTGCCGGATGCTCAGCGGCAGCAGGAGCAGGCGGACGGCGAGGGTGACCAGGATGATCGCGAACGCCGCTCCGGTGAGGGAGCCGAGGGCGTCGATGAGGCGGTAGGCGGCGTCGAGGACGGCATCGAAAAGTGTGGATATACCGGACATGAGGTGGCGAAGCCCTTCGTCTGTGTGGTCATGAAGACGACGAAAGCGCACGTCGTCGCCCCGTACGGCGTGAGGCGTACGGGGAGATCAGACGAGCGCGGGACCTGCCGATGGTGCTCTGGGCCTCGGACGGCCGGGAGCGGCCGGATGGCGCAGCCGGACGAACACGGCGTGCGCGGCGCGGGGGCGGCCACGGCCGCCGATCGTGACGGCCGGGACGTGGGCCGGCCGCCCGAGGGCCCAGGCGAGGACGAGAAGCGTGACTCCCACGAGACCGACGGCCGTGAGCGCCGCCGGGCCTGTCTGCCCGGCGAGAAGCTGCGCGACCAGCGCGACGGTGGTGTGGAAGGCGCTCATGTCACCTGGAGAGCTTGCTCACCAGAGTGATGACCACGAAGACCGCGACGCCGATGAGGCCGACGACCAGAAGGATCTTGAAAATCCCGAAGATGGTCGGGATGAGGAGCCCGAACACTACGTAGAGTGCGAGCAGGACTCCGAGAATGGTAAGCACGATGCGGGCCATATCCAGAAGGTACGTCCCACGGGGCGCGGCTGCGAGCGAATACCCGATCATTGCCGGAAGTCGTGACCTTTCCCCCTGATCTCCCCCGGCGTCCCCTCCGCGACGCCGCGAGTCCTGGTGGAGGCGACCTTACGAAGTGGTGACGCCTCGCGTGGACGGAGCCGGTCCGGCCCTACCGTGGGAGCCGGGCCGCCGCGGCCGACCGGTCGCCGTAAACCCCGATAAAGGCGATAAGTTCTGACAAATCGGGTGGCAGGGAGAAGGGAACGAGGCGCATGGCACACCGTTCCCGCATCCTCGTGGTCGACGACGACCCGACCGTCGCCGAGGTCGTCGTCAAGTACCTCGAACGCGACGGCCACGCCGTCGAGAGCGTCGGCGACGGCGCCGAGGCGCTGCGCAGGGCCCTGGCCAACCCGCCCGACCTGCTGGTCCTCGACCTGATGCTCCCCGGCATGGACGGCCTGCAGGTCTGCAAGAAGCTCAGGGAACGCTGGCCGGTCCCGGTGATCATGCTCACCGCGCTCGGCGAGGAGATCGACCGCGTCGTCGGCCTGGAGACCGGGGCCGACGACTACGTCACCAAGCCCTTCAGCCCGCGCGAGCTGGCGCTGCGCGTCCAGTCCGTCCTGCGCCGCGCCCGCGGCACCCTGGTCGCCGGCGGCACCGGCGTCCTGCGCGACCTCGACCTGACCGTGGACGTGGGCGCCCACGAGGTGCGGCTGCGCGGCGAGGAGATCACGCTCACCGCCCGCGAGTTCGACCTGCTCGCCCACCTCATGCGCAACCCCCGGCAGGCGTTCAGCCGGGCCGCCCTGCTCGACCAGGTGTGGGGATGGTCCTTCGGCGACACCTCCACCGTCACCGTCCACGTCCGCCGGCTCCGCGAGAAGATCGAGGCCGACCCGACCACGCCACGCAGGATCGTCACGGTCTGGGGGGTCGGATACCGCTACGAGCCCCTCGACGGCACACCCCGGTGATCCTCCAGATCGTCGCCGTCACCGGCGGCCTCGGGCTGGTCATCGCCGCGCTCGGCCTGGCGCTGCTGTGGGTCCTGCGCGGGCGCTCCATCGGCATCACCCTCGCCGTCGTCGCGGTCGTGACCGTCGCCGCCACGCTCGCCGGGGTCGTCGCCATCACCATCGAGATGGTCATCGACGGCCACCCCAAGGACGTCGTCCTCACCGTCGTCGCCATCGCCGGGCTCGTCGGGCTCGGCGTCGCGCTGGTCGTGGCCCGGCGGCTGGTCGCCGTCAGCCGCGGGCTCGTCGCCGCCGTGGAGGCCGTCTCCCCGTCCCGGGACTTCGTCCCGCCCCCCGGCAGGCTCCCCGCGGAGCTCCAGACCATCTCCGAGGCCCTGGACCAGGCCTACCGGCGCCTGCGCGAGGGCCGTGAGCGGGAAAGGGCCCTGGAGGGCGCACGGCGCGAGCTCGTCGCCTGGGTCAGCCACGACCTGCGCACCCCGCTCGCCGGCATGCGCGCCATGGTCGAGGCCCTGGAGGACGGCGTCGTGCGCGACCCGCGCACCGTCAGCCGCTACCACGAGCAGATCCGGCTGGAGGTCGACCGCCTGTCCCACATGGTGGACGATCTGTTCGAGCTCTCCCGCATCCACGCCGGCGCCCTGCGGCTCGCCCCGCGGCGCGTCGGCCTCGGCGACCTCGTGGCCGACGTGCTCGCCGGCGTGGAGGCCCTGGCCGGCGCCAGGAAGGTGCGCCTGGCCGCGGAGGCGGGCCCGGCGCTCCCGATCCGCGCCGACGCCGAGGAACTCGGCCGCGCGCTGCGCAACCTGGTCGTCAACGCGATCCGGCACACCCCCGAGGACGGCACCGTGGTCGTCCGTGCCGTGGCCGACGACGAGGTGGTACGCCTGTCGGTCGCCGACTGCTGCGGCGGGATCCCCGAGGCCGACCTACCACGCGTCTTCGACGTGGCCTTCCGAGGGGAGACCGCGAGGTCCCCTGGCCGCGATCGGGGTGCGGGGCTCGGCCTGGCCATCGCGCGCGGCATCGTCGAGGCGCACGAAGGCGCCATCGCGGTCGTCAACGAGGGGCCGGGATGCCGCTTCGAGATCAGCCTGCCCCTCTCCGGCGGCCCGCTCGCCGGGCCCGTCTGACGGCGGCGCGGGGCACGCCCGCTCCCGGGCCGTCCCGCCGGAGGGCTCGTGCGCGGGAAGCGCCGCCAGGGCCTCCGACATCGCGCGGAACGTCGGGCAGGGCCAGCGCCACATGCAACTCCTGCACCGCAGGATCGGATGGGCGGCGTCGCTGGTGATGCCGCCCGCGTCGCGCGGCTGGTGCAGGTCGAGCAGCCGCAGGCCGAGCTCGGAGAAGCACAGCAACTCGGTGCGCGCCTCGGTGAGCATGTCCAGGTCGTGGACGGAGAGGCGTGTCTTGATGGGGACGTAGCCGTCCTTGTTGACCAGCGGCCGGAGCGGCAGCGCCGCGTCCCCCCAGGCCCGTGCCCGCTCGGTGCGGGAGAGGATGCCTTCCAGGCGTACGCGCATGCTCTGGCGTTGCGGATCCTCGGAGATCTCACTGTTCATTGGCGATGTCGGGCCCGTCGAACTCTCCGCCCGCCCCTCCTCCGTGACGTGACGACCGGACGCGGAGGTTCCGGGCCTCCCCCTCTTCCGGCCGAGCCGGTGTCGCATAGCGTCAAGCTTTGCGTACTCAGCGTTTCCGTGCGGCGGAAACGGGGAACAAAGGGCGGACGACTCTTCGGGTATGGCGGTAGAACGTGACCCGGAGCCGATGCGGCGCTAGTGTGCCCGCTGTGGAGCTCAAGGTCTCGACTCGATCACATGCCGGACACGCCATCCTGACGGTTGTCGGCGAAATCGACCTATATACGGCGCCGCGCCTGCAGGCGGAGTTCACCCGCCTGCTGGAGACCGGCCCCGATCTGGTCGTCATAGACATGTCCGGCGTGGAGTTCTGCGACTCGACGGGCATGAACGTCCTGCTGTCCGCGCTCAAGCGCATGCGCGAGCGCGGCGGCGCCCTGGAGGTCGCCTCGCCGCGCCCCGCGGTCCGGAAGATCCTCCAGGTCACGGGGCTCGACTCGGTGTTCACCGTGCACGACACGATTCCCGCCGAGTTGCTGCCCGCCGAGCATCCCGGCTAGCGTCGTCCGGTCGCCACAGGCAGCGAACCGGACGAGGAACGATGAGCGACCCATCCGTACGGCCCGACACCGCGGTCATCATCCCCGCCAAGGATGAGGCCGACCGCATCGCCGCGACGGTCACCGCCGCGCTCGCCATACCCGGGGTCGATCTCGTCGTGGTCGTGGACGACGGCTCGTTCGACGCCACCGGCAGGGTCGCCAAGGCCGCCGGCGCCCGCGTCGTGCGCCACAGCCGCAACCGCGGCAAGGCCGCCGCCATGGAAACCGGCGCCGAGGCCGTCCGTCTCCTGGACAACGACCCTCCCCGCCCCGCCCGGAGAGCCGCCTCCGGCGAGAGCGACCAGTCGGGTCCCGCCCCGGAGTCCGTCCTCCGCGGCGGCGACCAGACCACCCCTGGCTCAGGGGCCGTACCCGGTGAGGCCGTCGTCGCGGGCGGCGAGCCGGACGCCGTCGTGGGGTCTGCCTCCGGCGAGGCCGCCACCTCCTCGGACGCTCGGAAGGCCGCGGGACGACCGCCCCGGCACCTGCTCTTCCTCGACGCCGATCTCGGTGACACGGCCCGTGCCGCGGCCCCGCTGATCGAACCCGTCCGTGCCGGCGTCGCGGACATGACCATCGCCACGTTCGTCACCCGCGTCAAGCTCGGCGGCCACGGCATGGTCGTCCGCCTCGCCCGCGAGGGGATCCGGCGCGCCTGCGGCTGGGAGGCCACCCAGCCGCTCAACGGCCAGCGCTGCCTCACCAGGGCCGCCTTCGAGGCCGCGCGCCCGCTGGCGTACGGCTTCGGCGTCGAGACCGGGCTCACCATCGACCTCATCCGCAAGGGTTTCCGCGTCCAGGAGGTCGGGGTCGACATGGCCCACCGCGCCACCGGCACCGACTGGCGCGCCCAGTTCCACCGAGCCCGCCAACTCCGCGACGTGGCCCTGGCCCTGACGACCCGCGACCCCCTCATAACCCCCCTGAAACCCCCACGCCGTCACGCCGGCTGATCTCACCTTGTCGCTGCGGCCGTGACCCGGGGGTTCGCGCTGCCTCATGTCCCTTCCGGTGTGTGGGGGTGGCGTGGGTGGGGGTCGGGGTGTGCTGGAATCGAGCCGTGAACGGGGACGTGAGGCGGGGGGGCGGCCGGTGGCCGTGGGCCGCCGTCGGGGGCATCGCGCTGAGCGTCGTCGCCACCATGGTGATCGGCCTGCTCGGGCCGTCCGTTGTGGTGCCGCCGCTGCCGGGACCCGCGTGGCAGCCGCCGTATTCGCTGGACGCGCATCCCAGCGGCCATTTCGTCGTCGCTCTCGAAGCGGTGGCCGTCGTCCTCGGGGCCCTCGGCCTGACGGCCGGGCTGATCGCCCTCCGGCGCGGCTGGCGGCCCGATCCGCGGATCCTGCTCCTCGCCGGGTGCGCCGCCGCTGTCGTCCTCGCCTTCCTGCCTCCCTCGGGTTCGGCCGACCACCTCAACTACGCCGCGTACGGCCGCATGGTGACGCTGGGCCACGATCCCTACGCCACGGGCGCCGTGGCACTGCCGGGTGATCCGATCGCGGACTCGGTGGAGATCCCCTGGCGCGAGGAGCCGAGCGTCTACGGACCGGTCGCGACCGCGTCGCAGGCGCTGGCGAGCCTGGTCGGCGGCGAGTCGGTACGGCTGACGGTCTTCGTGCTGGCCGTACTCAACGCGATCGCGTTCGCCGTGACCGGGCTGCTGCTCCACCGCTTCACTCGCAAGGACCCCGCGTGGCAGGCGCGCGCGGCCCTGCTGTGGACGGCGAACCCCTTGGTGATCTACCAGCTGCTCGCCGGCCTGCATGTCGACACGCTGGCCGTCGTCTTCGTGGTCGGAGCCTTGGCCGCCGGTGCCCGTACGAGCAGGAACGCTCTGGCGGCCCTGACCCGCAGAAGGACGGACACGCCGGCAACCGAGCCCCCTACGGGAACGGACACCTCGGCGGCCGAGCCTCCCACGGGAACAACCGGCACGGCGGCCGGCGGTCGCGGGGACACGGACGGCA includes these proteins:
- a CDS encoding response regulator transcription factor encodes the protein MAHRSRILVVDDDPTVAEVVVKYLERDGHAVESVGDGAEALRRALANPPDLLVLDLMLPGMDGLQVCKKLRERWPVPVIMLTALGEEIDRVVGLETGADDYVTKPFSPRELALRVQSVLRRARGTLVAGGTGVLRDLDLTVDVGAHEVRLRGEEITLTAREFDLLAHLMRNPRQAFSRAALLDQVWGWSFGDTSTVTVHVRRLREKIEADPTTPRRIVTVWGVGYRYEPLDGTPR
- a CDS encoding ATP-binding protein produces the protein MLLPYAPTSVAVARQCLSADLEECGVFATAIEDAVLVVSELLSNALRHAHPLPSGQIKATWDWADDHLEVTVSDGGATTEPRAARPALSSLGGRGLGIVEFLAERWGVRHDEEMTTVWAVLHAPVGVLNSQVRTPEIGALHECG
- a CDS encoding arginine deiminase; amino-acid sequence: MNGADSEVGRLATVLLHRPGAELKRLTPRNNDKLLFDSIPWVGRAQEEHDAFAEALRTHGVEVLYVAELLQDTLEYESAREEIIPAVLQERQLGDTLAALTRQYLADLDPERLAHALIAGIAHEELKTGRGLVYGLLDRHDFVIDPLPNLLFTRDSSVWIGDKVAVTSLAMPARARESNLTRLIYTHHPRFAGTEHLYEPWLEHVEGGDVLLMGPGVIAVGTGERTTPAGVERLCRRVFAAGLAHTVLAVPIAQQRATMHLDTICTMVDVDTVVMYPPVAYSLQAYTITSMGDGELRVFEPRPFLEAAAQAMGVERVKVIDTGLDPVTAEREQWDDGNNTLALAPRVAVAYERNVETNARLEAAGVRVIRIAGSELGSGRGGPRCMSCPISRERLAALV
- a CDS encoding DUF6412 domain-containing protein codes for the protein MSAFHTTVALVAQLLAGQTGPAALTAVGLVGVTLLVLAWALGRPAHVPAVTIGGRGRPRAAHAVFVRLRHPAAPGRPRPRAPSAGPALV
- a CDS encoding sensor histidine kinase, with the translated sequence MSDDRVEIADEGFAHAVLASAANAVVALDRDLNVLMWNPAAERLFGFAAADVTGRRVPLVPDELTAEHHAVLERVRTGGPVSLRTKRRHRDGSLVDVGVDMSALRSESGALLGYVSVYHLIADDADARDRGARRARLVRRLTDVVADINAELELPAVLDRIAASLTELTGADAGGFVLIEDERLRLVSAHGLPGRLKGATADLRSSLVGKLLRTGKTVLLETNDRTALDELIWSELPGLHTIALGVAAVGGRPYGALYALFAEGTAGHIELELLELLAGHAGIALGNAMAYQDAVRQRAHERAVVDASADGIAVLDDLGLVRQWNPAAEELTGVRARDVIGGRPPFPLPAPGQKLTTQLATGRWLDVVSAEIVETGEIVVDFRDVTRAKELEEAKDLFLATTSHELRTPITVVQGFAHTLDARWDKLSDAERRSAVRTIAERSRALGQLMDHLLLGARAGAEELKVRVESFDLGERARAATLGLPVLSDRHRVEVEIPADLPWVDGDALATDILLGQLLENAFKYSPDGGLIRVVAWRETDLVVLVVDDEGVGIPPDDRERVFERFVQADSGDRRRFGGVGLGLYIARSLARAQGGELTAHSRLGGGTRMRFVLRTAPAYIGSDTPNR
- a CDS encoding STAS domain-containing protein; amino-acid sequence: MELKVSTRSHAGHAILTVVGEIDLYTAPRLQAEFTRLLETGPDLVVIDMSGVEFCDSTGMNVLLSALKRMRERGGALEVASPRPAVRKILQVTGLDSVFTVHDTIPAELLPAEHPG
- a CDS encoding purine-cytosine permease family protein gives rise to the protein MSLLGFSGALYLIKPSGDRPLSLVAAVLAAVVGSLIGTVMVGLAAVPGARTGAPAMVLLRGLFGVRLSYVPTVLNIVQMLGWGAFELWVIATGAQAIFGDAVPYQVWVLGAGVLTIALTIRPLGAIRLLRRFVTAGVIVAMAWLAVALLREGPELGPGDWHAFAPAVDYVIALSVSWVPVAADYARHSRSGRAAFAGVVGGYTVAQVACLAMGVLALALVGNDAGRVWDPFVAVPLGGLFFGILVLREADQSFANVYSTAMSLQNLLPRVDRRAFSVGVGVLTTVVALFVNVESYGAFLGVIGAVFVPMFAVLAVDYFLLGGAGRWNTSQDAPSRGLMIVPWMLGFAAYWLVTATPTVAWWDDVWGWAREAVGFERQPWMNAALASAIVAALVTLALGRVTRPRGGAGVPWRRGPRRSPREALAPRSLDDTAR
- a CDS encoding glycosyltransferase family 2 protein, with amino-acid sequence MSDPSVRPDTAVIIPAKDEADRIAATVTAALAIPGVDLVVVVDDGSFDATGRVAKAAGARVVRHSRNRGKAAAMETGAEAVRLLDNDPPRPARRAASGESDQSGPAPESVLRGGDQTTPGSGAVPGEAVVAGGEPDAVVGSASGEAATSSDARKAAGRPPRHLLFLDADLGDTARAAAPLIEPVRAGVADMTIATFVTRVKLGGHGMVVRLAREGIRRACGWEATQPLNGQRCLTRAAFEAARPLAYGFGVETGLTIDLIRKGFRVQEVGVDMAHRATGTDWRAQFHRARQLRDVALALTTRDPLITPLKPPRRHAG
- a CDS encoding sensor histidine kinase, translating into MILQIVAVTGGLGLVIAALGLALLWVLRGRSIGITLAVVAVVTVAATLAGVVAITIEMVIDGHPKDVVLTVVAIAGLVGLGVALVVARRLVAVSRGLVAAVEAVSPSRDFVPPPGRLPAELQTISEALDQAYRRLREGRERERALEGARRELVAWVSHDLRTPLAGMRAMVEALEDGVVRDPRTVSRYHEQIRLEVDRLSHMVDDLFELSRIHAGALRLAPRRVGLGDLVADVLAGVEALAGARKVRLAAEAGPALPIRADAEELGRALRNLVVNAIRHTPEDGTVVVRAVADDEVVRLSVADCCGGIPEADLPRVFDVAFRGETARSPGRDRGAGLGLAIARGIVEAHEGAIAVVNEGPGCRFEISLPLSGGPLAGPV
- a CDS encoding YidC/Oxa1 family membrane protein insertase, whose protein sequence is MSGISTLFDAVLDAAYRLIDALGSLTGAAFAIILVTLAVRLLLLPLSIRQAKAHKARLRVAPKVEALRQRYARDPERMILETRKLYAAEGTSMFAGIGPALAQTPFVMVIYRVFVSATIAGHPNLLLAQSALGVPLGDHFAAAVAGGGLFGPPALVFLGLFALLTVLAYVTSRRMGDVRPRALRFMPFGTVLFAAFLPLAAGLYLVVSTAWTAAERAILYPKPA